In Candidatus Vicinibacter proximus, the following are encoded in one genomic region:
- a CDS encoding DUF1788 domain-containing protein: MQSKIDQLISAYESVVNEPWASSLSGQERIWFLVYDPLEQRKVDLRIGDFETTTIKAQKRWISISLKSCFPLWMSKHDYKEEYFNDPDSLVDQLEAEFKQFAIDFLIAEFEKHGTDDNTLIAVRDISSLFGFNRMSDVLSGCSNSFKGRMLLFFPGEYDKNQYRLLDARDGWNYLARPITA; this comes from the coding sequence ATGCAATCTAAAATAGACCAATTAATAAGTGCTTATGAATCTGTGGTTAATGAACCATGGGCATCATCACTATCTGGCCAAGAACGAATTTGGTTCTTGGTTTATGACCCATTAGAACAGCGTAAAGTTGACCTTAGAATTGGTGACTTTGAAACAACTACTATCAAAGCACAAAAAAGATGGATTAGTATTTCCCTAAAAAGCTGTTTTCCGCTTTGGATGTCAAAGCATGATTACAAGGAAGAATATTTCAATGATCCTGATAGTTTGGTAGACCAGCTTGAAGCAGAATTTAAGCAGTTTGCTATTGATTTTTTAATTGCCGAGTTTGAAAAGCATGGTACGGACGATAATACATTAATTGCCGTTAGGGATATTTCATCTTTGTTTGGATTCAATCGTATGTCTGATGTCCTTTCCGGTTGTTCAAATTCTTTCAAGGGTAGAATGCTTCTGTTCTTTCCTGGTGAATACGATAAAAATCAATACAGGCTTTTAGATGCAAGAGACGGATGGAATTATTTAGCAAGACCAATTACAGCATAA
- a CDS encoding helix-turn-helix transcriptional regulator encodes MATQFGERIRELRTKQNMLLRQLASLLDVDTSIISKVERGDRQLKKEQIPLLAQILKADVEELQTLWLADQIYAVVKDEKFANEAMQVADKKINLKKKKK; translated from the coding sequence ATGGCAACACAGTTTGGTGAACGAATAAGAGAACTAAGAACGAAGCAAAATATGTTGCTGCGGCAACTTGCTTCTCTGTTAGATGTGGACACTTCTATTATTAGCAAAGTAGAACGTGGCGATAGGCAATTAAAGAAAGAGCAAATCCCATTATTAGCCCAAATACTCAAAGCTGATGTAGAAGAACTGCAAACCCTTTGGCTTGCCGACCAAATTTATGCTGTGGTAAAAGATGAGAAATTTGCCAATGAAGCTATGCAAGTTGCAGACAAAAAAATAAACTTAAAGAAGAAGAAAAAATAG